From one Chloroflexota bacterium genomic stretch:
- the rsmH gene encoding 16S rRNA (cytosine(1402)-N(4))-methyltransferase RsmH, giving the protein MSPSKQSSNHVPVMLEEAMEALAVQAGGRYVDCTVGSGGHARAILERSYPGGQLLGIDADPEAIKIAQKKLEAHRNSLLLVNDNFVNLQVTCIKYDFFPVHGILFDLGLSSMQLNGSGRGFSFQHDAHLDMRFNPEQEVTAADIVNTSPEAELARLIRNYGEEGYSRQIARLIVRERPITSTLHLARIVEKAVGRRTGRIHPATKTFQALRIAVNLELENLEVALKQAVELLGFDGRLVVISYHSLEDRIVKRFMQREARGCICPPGTPVCICGHKPRLKLIRRHVITPSENEVQANPRSRSAKLRAACSIAQDDCFATDEMEILWAETKARAWRRPALLRKLQMVFAMA; this is encoded by the coding sequence ATGAGTCCAAGTAAGCAGAGTTCAAATCATGTCCCGGTTATGCTTGAGGAGGCAATGGAGGCGCTGGCGGTCCAGGCCGGGGGCCGCTATGTCGATTGCACGGTTGGTAGCGGTGGACATGCTCGGGCCATACTGGAACGCAGTTACCCCGGAGGTCAGCTGCTCGGTATCGATGCTGACCCCGAAGCGATTAAGATAGCCCAGAAAAAGCTTGAGGCACATCGGAATTCTCTCCTTCTCGTCAATGACAACTTCGTCAATCTGCAGGTAACCTGCATTAAATATGATTTTTTCCCGGTGCACGGCATCTTATTTGACCTCGGCCTTTCTTCAATGCAGCTAAATGGAAGTGGACGCGGCTTTAGTTTTCAACACGATGCCCATCTTGATATGCGTTTTAACCCCGAGCAGGAAGTAACTGCCGCTGATATCGTCAATACTTCACCGGAAGCGGAACTGGCACGTCTTATCCGTAACTACGGTGAAGAAGGCTATAGTCGCCAGATAGCGCGCCTTATTGTGCGCGAACGCCCCATCACCTCAACTCTTCATCTGGCCCGCATCGTAGAGAAGGCAGTCGGCCGGAGAACGGGCAGAATCCATCCTGCCACCAAGACATTTCAGGCACTTCGGATTGCCGTGAACCTGGAGCTGGAAAACCTGGAGGTAGCGCTGAAACAGGCGGTGGAACTCCTCGGCTTTGACGGCAGGCTCGTGGTGATAAGCTACCATTCTTTGGAAGACCGCATCGTGAAACGTTTCATGCAGCGGGAGGCCAGGGGGTGTATCTGTCCTCCCGGTACGCCGGTCTGTATCTGCGGACATAAACCTCGCCTGAAACTCATTCGCAGACATGTGATTACGCCTTCCGAGAATGAGGTACAGGCTAATCCACGCAGTCGCAGCGCCAAACTGAGAGCGGCGTGCTCGATAGCGCAGGACGATTGCTTTGCCACAGATGAGATGGAAATTCTCTGGGCGGAGACCAAAGCCAGGGCCTGGAGAAGGCCGGCACTGTTACGCAAACTGCAGATGGTATTTGCCATGGCCTGA
- a CDS encoding ABC transporter permease has protein sequence MKFVDSIVIAIRSLFANKLRSSLTMLGIIIGVGSVITLMSVARGAEATITSAYEELGANVLTIMPRNPEVEGGFSLSPAYAPPTLTMDDARALENVNGIDNIAPVNENFITLTADGETKRGLLHGATPVYLDVMKYSVASGQFFTDHHVAQRANVVVVGSGVAEDLFGDDEAVGKQVKMKKQRFTVIGVLEAKGGAMFGVSFDDVVIVPITTYQTRLFPQKTATGEDAVASISFQLTDLELSEEVTEEIESVLRRRHKLKGDDKNDFAIVSQEQVLEIVGQVTGIFSIVLGAIASISLLVGSIGIMNIMLVSVTERTREIGIRKAVGAKRRDILMQFLIEAATLGFVGGGIGITGGWLLSWAISQLDIGGFKLAAAVSADIIILAFVVSLTIGLLSGVWPAWKAARLNPIDALHYE, from the coding sequence TTGAAATTTGTAGATTCTATTGTCATCGCCATCAGGTCGCTATTCGCCAACAAGCTGCGGTCTTCGCTGACCATGCTGGGCATAATCATCGGGGTGGGGTCAGTCATCACGCTCATGTCAGTGGCCAGGGGCGCCGAGGCTACCATTACCTCCGCTTATGAGGAATTGGGTGCTAACGTACTTACGATAATGCCCCGCAACCCTGAAGTGGAGGGAGGGTTCTCTTTGTCTCCGGCATATGCGCCACCAACGCTCACCATGGATGATGCCCGTGCCCTGGAGAACGTCAACGGCATCGACAATATCGCCCCGGTAAACGAGAATTTCATCACCCTAACCGCGGATGGCGAAACCAAGAGAGGACTGCTTCATGGAGCGACTCCGGTATATCTGGATGTTATGAAATATTCGGTGGCGTCCGGACAGTTTTTTACCGACCATCACGTGGCACAGCGTGCCAACGTGGTCGTCGTGGGCAGCGGAGTGGCCGAAGACCTGTTTGGTGACGATGAAGCCGTAGGCAAGCAGGTAAAAATGAAGAAACAGCGTTTTACCGTCATTGGCGTTCTCGAGGCCAAAGGCGGCGCGATGTTCGGTGTCAGCTTTGATGATGTCGTGATTGTGCCCATCACCACCTACCAGACGAGGCTCTTCCCCCAGAAGACCGCCACCGGCGAGGACGCAGTTGCTTCAATAAGTTTCCAGCTTACCGACCTGGAACTCAGTGAAGAGGTCACCGAGGAAATTGAATCCGTTTTGCGCCGCCGCCACAAATTGAAGGGCGATGATAAGAATGATTTTGCCATAGTCAGCCAGGAACAGGTACTGGAAATCGTCGGCCAGGTAACAGGGATATTCTCCATCGTCCTGGGCGCCATCGCCAGCATCTCACTGCTGGTGGGCAGTATCGGCATCATGAACATCATGCTCGTCTCCGTTACGGAGCGGACTCGGGAGATCGGGATCCGCAAAGCGGTGGGGGCCAAACGCCGCGATATTCTAATGCAATTCCTCATTGAGGCGGCAACGCTGGGCTTTGTCGGCGGCGGTATCGGTATCACCGGGGGCTGGCTTCTATCCTGGGCGATTTCACAGTTAGACATCGGCGGTTTCAAACTGGCCGCAGCTGTCTCCGCTGACATCATCATACTGGCCTTTGTGGTCTCGTTAACCATCGGGCTTCTCTCCGGTGTATGGCCGGCCTGGAAAGCCGCCCGACTCAACCCTATTGACGCGCTGCACTATGAATGA
- a CDS encoding RsmD family RNA methyltransferase: MRVIAGKAKGHQLKAPRGTVTRPATDLVKGAIFSILENMADDWSQVLDLFSGSGQLGVEALSRGAGWVDFVERAPQCCAIIKQNLEKTGFSNQAHVYCCSVAKALSFLDKEYDIILMDSPYSNASIGDLITQLAESRLVGYSSIVMATHSSLLPFNSTYGALNMVKEHRHGDSCIAVLRKGGTL; the protein is encoded by the coding sequence ATGAGAGTCATTGCCGGTAAAGCAAAAGGGCACCAGCTGAAAGCCCCCAGAGGAACCGTTACCCGTCCCGCGACCGATTTGGTCAAGGGGGCCATTTTTTCCATTCTGGAGAATATGGCTGATGATTGGTCACAGGTGCTCGACCTTTTTTCCGGCAGCGGACAACTCGGGGTAGAAGCATTGAGTCGTGGGGCGGGCTGGGTTGACTTTGTTGAACGGGCACCGCAGTGTTGTGCTATAATAAAACAAAATCTGGAAAAGACGGGTTTTTCTAATCAAGCGCATGTTTATTGCTGCAGCGTCGCCAAAGCACTTTCCTTTTTGGACAAGGAGTACGATATAATCCTGATGGACTCTCCTTATTCTAATGCGTCAATTGGAGACCTGATAACTCAGTTAGCCGAATCCAGGCTGGTCGGCTATAGCTCGATAGTCATGGCGACGCATTCATCTCTGCTTCCATTTAATTCCACGTATGGTGCTCTGAACATGGTTAAGGAGCATCGCCATGGCGATAGCTGTATTGCTGTGCTCCGCAAGGGAGGTACATTGTGA
- the ftsA gene encoding cell division protein FtsA encodes MKNRTVAAIDVGTTKVCTVVADLNEAGRPRIVGVGIAPSVGLHKGLVVNINEARESIKESVRKAEQSSNYRVESAYVGVTGRHVTSLNNRGVVAITRNDRVVRTDDLRRVLSSAQSVKIPSDRKLLHVIPRAYAVDGQAHVKNPIGMHGFRLDVETHVITAAVTSVQNLVKCIRSIGIDIEDLVLEPLASSEAVLTPDEKEVGVILADIGGGTTDIAVFKEGSIWHTSILPVAGYQLTRDISIGLGLPFDVAEEMKKRYGSVMPVYESKTEDTTAISQDGHGVSYQDLCDIIRARIEEIMKLILLELPNSEYETLVPAGLVLTGGSANLAGIAALGREVLQLPVRVGTPSNMEGISDALCDPAYATSVGLLAWGVNHERNQSWTRWSFGSAVRRLAFRLKKLFG; translated from the coding sequence ATGAAAAATCGAACCGTAGCGGCAATTGATGTTGGTACCACCAAGGTATGCACGGTTGTTGCTGACCTTAATGAAGCCGGTAGGCCGCGCATCGTCGGTGTTGGTATCGCCCCATCAGTCGGTCTGCATAAAGGTCTGGTAGTCAACATCAATGAAGCCAGAGAGTCAATCAAAGAATCAGTAAGGAAAGCGGAACAGTCAAGCAACTACAGAGTTGAATCAGCCTATGTCGGCGTGACTGGGCGCCATGTTACCTCGCTGAACAACCGCGGTGTGGTGGCGATAACGCGGAACGACCGCGTGGTGCGCACCGATGACCTGAGGCGTGTCCTCTCTTCGGCACAGAGCGTCAAAATCCCCAGTGACCGAAAACTCCTCCATGTTATTCCGAGGGCATATGCCGTTGATGGTCAGGCTCACGTCAAGAACCCGATCGGCATGCATGGCTTCAGGCTTGATGTGGAGACCCACGTCATCACCGCTGCCGTAACCTCAGTACAGAACCTGGTCAAGTGCATTCGCAGCATCGGCATTGATATTGAGGACCTCGTTCTGGAGCCTCTTGCCAGCAGCGAGGCAGTACTGACTCCGGATGAGAAGGAAGTCGGCGTTATTCTGGCTGACATCGGCGGCGGGACAACTGATATCGCTGTCTTCAAGGAAGGCAGCATCTGGCATACCTCGATATTACCTGTCGCCGGCTATCAGCTTACCAGAGATATATCCATTGGTCTGGGTCTGCCATTTGACGTGGCCGAGGAGATGAAGAAGCGATACGGCAGTGTGATGCCCGTCTATGAAAGCAAGACCGAGGACACCACGGCGATATCCCAGGATGGACACGGCGTCTCATATCAGGACCTGTGCGACATCATCCGCGCCCGCATTGAAGAAATTATGAAGCTCATTCTGCTTGAACTGCCCAACTCAGAATACGAAACGCTGGTTCCGGCAGGGCTGGTACTCACCGGTGGTAGCGCCAATCTGGCAGGCATTGCTGCGCTGGGGCGTGAGGTATTGCAACTTCCGGTCAGGGTGGGTACTCCATCCAATATGGAAGGAATCTCCGATGCTCTCTGCGACCCGGCATACGCGACAAGCGTTGGCCTGCTGGCCTGGGGCGTTAATCATGAGCGCAACCAGAGCTGGACACGCTGGAGCTTTGGCTCGGCGGTCCGACGCCTCGCTTTCCGGCTGAAGAAACTCTTCGGCTAG
- a CDS encoding YfhL family 4Fe-4S dicluster ferredoxin translates to MAYKITEECISCGACEPECPNEAITEGETIYVIDPSKCTECVGSYDSSRCAEVCPVDSCVADPDHKESREQLLEKWKKLHPGETPSVT, encoded by the coding sequence ATGGCGTACAAGATTACGGAGGAGTGCATAAGTTGTGGGGCGTGCGAGCCGGAGTGCCCGAACGAGGCAATAACCGAAGGAGAGACAATCTACGTTATTGACCCCAGCAAATGCACCGAATGTGTTGGCTCTTATGATTCCTCACGATGCGCTGAAGTGTGCCCGGTTGATTCCTGCGTGGCTGATCCGGATCATAAGGAAAGCCGCGAGCAGCTTCTGGAAAAGTGGAAGAAGCTGCATCCGGGAGAAACGCCGTCAGTTACTTAG
- the ftsZ gene encoding cell division protein FtsZ has protein sequence MAKSSFVANPAKIKVIGLGGGGCNAITRMVREEIQGVEFIAMNTDAQALAVTEAPIRVQLGEKLTRGLGVGGDHNLGQKAAEESREELSEIVSGADMVFITSGMGGGTGTGAAPVVADIAKQSGALTIAVVTKPFGFEGVHRTQVANEGITRLLGRVDTLIIIPNDKLLSLCDQKTGVDSAFKLADDVLRHGVQAIAEVITTPGLINLDFADVKSIMKDAGPAWMSIGRGSGQNRAVEAAKQALNSPLLDVTINGSKAVLFNVVGGTSLTLFEVNEAADVIRQAVDPEANIIFGVAHDAEMENDVRITLIATGFVAKLGLTGAGQDDELTQLLKGIKSEDELDVPSFLRRPMISHRRQAITPAMKPLQPPLMTPASKSTDKQLWK, from the coding sequence ATGGCAAAGTCAAGTTTTGTGGCGAATCCGGCCAAAATCAAAGTTATTGGCTTGGGTGGTGGCGGCTGCAACGCGATAACCCGCATGGTCAGGGAAGAAATCCAGGGCGTGGAATTCATTGCCATGAATACCGATGCCCAGGCCTTGGCGGTTACTGAAGCTCCCATAAGAGTTCAGCTTGGCGAGAAACTGACCAGAGGGCTAGGCGTTGGCGGCGACCATAACCTGGGCCAGAAAGCTGCTGAAGAGAGTCGTGAGGAGCTTAGTGAGATTGTCAGCGGTGCGGATATGGTGTTCATTACCAGTGGTATGGGTGGCGGCACCGGCACCGGGGCAGCGCCCGTCGTGGCAGATATAGCCAAACAAAGTGGCGCCCTGACCATTGCCGTGGTCACCAAGCCGTTCGGCTTTGAAGGCGTCCACCGCACGCAGGTAGCCAATGAGGGCATTACCAGGCTGCTCGGCAGAGTTGATACCCTGATAATCATTCCAAACGATAAACTGCTATCACTCTGCGACCAGAAAACGGGCGTGGATAGCGCCTTCAAGCTGGCCGACGACGTTCTCAGGCACGGTGTTCAGGCTATCGCTGAAGTTATCACCACTCCCGGGCTGATCAACCTGGACTTCGCCGATGTGAAGTCCATCATGAAGGACGCTGGGCCGGCCTGGATGTCAATTGGCCGGGGCTCAGGTCAGAATCGTGCTGTGGAGGCTGCCAAGCAGGCTTTGAATAGCCCGTTGCTGGATGTCACCATCAATGGCTCGAAAGCGGTTCTCTTCAACGTGGTCGGTGGCACCAGTCTCACCCTGTTCGAGGTGAACGAAGCGGCTGACGTTATCCGGCAGGCGGTGGACCCTGAGGCCAATATCATTTTCGGTGTCGCCCACGATGCGGAAATGGAGAATGACGTCCGGATTACTCTGATAGCCACCGGGTTTGTGGCCAAGCTCGGGCTGACCGGAGCGGGCCAGGATGATGAACTGACTCAGCTTCTCAAAGGTATCAAGAGCGAGGATGAGCTGGATGTTCCATCGTTCCTGCGCCGTCCCATGATCAGCCACAGACGTCAGGCAATAACACCAGCCATGAAACCATTGCAGCCGCCGTTGATGACTCCGGCATCTAAATCAACAGATAAGCAGCTTTGGAAATAG
- a CDS encoding CvpA family protein, with product MSWLDIAIIVVIGITAFIGLRIGIIKAVLTLVGVIVGVILAGRFYVALADRLTFIPQETVARVAAFAIILIAVILIASIIAGVLKWFASIILLGWVNRLGGALLGLIMGAIFCSALLAIWTKFLGISEPIAESALATFLLDRFPMVLALLPEEFDSVRSFFQ from the coding sequence ATGAGCTGGCTTGACATCGCCATCATCGTTGTAATCGGTATCACCGCCTTCATTGGCCTGAGAATCGGCATCATTAAGGCGGTGCTGACGCTCGTCGGAGTGATCGTTGGCGTTATTCTGGCCGGACGTTTTTACGTTGCCCTGGCTGATAGACTCACCTTCATCCCTCAGGAAACAGTGGCCCGGGTAGCTGCCTTTGCCATAATACTCATCGCTGTGATATTAATCGCCAGCATAATCGCCGGCGTTTTGAAATGGTTTGCCTCCATCATACTGCTTGGCTGGGTAAATCGACTTGGTGGGGCACTCCTCGGCCTGATAATGGGGGCCATATTCTGCAGTGCCCTGCTGGCTATCTGGACCAAATTCCTGGGCATATCCGAACCGATTGCGGAATCAGCCCTGGCTACCTTTCTGCTGGACCGCTTCCCTATGGTGCTGGCGCTACTGCCCGAGGAATTCGACTCGGTGCGTTCGTTCTTTCAATAA
- the mog gene encoding molybdopterin adenylyltransferase, giving the protein MFTVGILTISDKGALGQRYDESGQVIRDFFSDLDSDIVHYEIVPDEVDVIRQKLVEWADSNETDVIITTGGTGLGERDVTPEATLTVVDRVVPGFAEAMRAVSLSKTPMAMLSRATAGIRGRSLIINLPGSPKAVRECLEVVLPAIPHAVDIIKGVVTEHS; this is encoded by the coding sequence ATGTTTACTGTCGGCATACTAACCATCAGTGATAAAGGAGCCCTTGGCCAGCGCTATGATGAAAGCGGCCAGGTCATCAGGGATTTCTTCTCTGACCTGGACAGCGATATCGTTCACTACGAGATTGTCCCTGATGAGGTGGATGTTATCCGCCAGAAGCTGGTGGAATGGGCGGACAGTAATGAGACGGATGTCATCATCACCACCGGCGGTACCGGGCTTGGCGAGCGTGATGTTACTCCTGAAGCTACCCTCACCGTTGTAGACCGGGTTGTCCCCGGTTTCGCGGAAGCTATGAGGGCTGTATCGCTGAGTAAAACACCGATGGCGATGTTGAGCCGGGCAACGGCAGGGATTCGGGGCAGGAGCTTGATAATCAATCTGCCCGGGAGCCCCAAGGCGGTCAGGGAATGCCTCGAGGTAGTGCTGCCAGCAATACCGCATGCCGTCGATATTATTAAAGGGGTGGTCACCGAACATTCTTAG
- the mraZ gene encoding division/cell wall cluster transcriptional repressor MraZ has protein sequence MFYGEYNYKIDEKGRVAIPPRFRRELKDGVVLSPGAEKCINMYPLSEWRKLATSLTSSPLTPNKMRRLKRAIFSTAFNVAIDGQGRVALPIPLREHAEIQEDVVVTGANDYLEIWNQVLWEEEKAISQEQAWQIIESLERRDESK, from the coding sequence ATGTTTTACGGTGAGTACAATTACAAGATAGATGAAAAAGGCAGGGTAGCCATACCGCCGCGGTTCCGCAGGGAACTGAAGGACGGAGTAGTCCTGTCTCCGGGAGCGGAAAAGTGCATCAACATGTACCCGCTGTCGGAGTGGCGCAAGCTGGCTACCTCCCTTACCAGCAGCCCGCTGACACCCAATAAAATGAGAAGGCTCAAGCGGGCCATATTTTCTACTGCTTTCAACGTTGCCATTGATGGGCAGGGTAGGGTAGCCCTGCCAATACCACTGCGAGAGCACGCTGAGATTCAGGAAGACGTCGTCGTTACCGGAGCCAATGACTACCTGGAGATCTGGAATCAGGTTCTCTGGGAAGAAGAGAAAGCGATCAGCCAGGAACAGGCCTGGCAGATTATAGAAAGTCTGGAGCGACGTGATGAGTCCAAGTAA
- the coaD gene encoding pantetheine-phosphate adenylyltransferase yields the protein MTVAVYPGTFDPITNGHLDIVQRAVKLFDRVIIGVYEKSNKHLVFTIDERVELTRRAVAGISNVEVKVFSGLTVDFVRGEKAQVMIRGLRMNADFEKEFEMAMMNRKLAPDLDLLCLMASQEYQFLSSSLLKEVARLNGNVSDLVPEHVAEALRKKVHNTV from the coding sequence GTGACTGTAGCTGTTTACCCGGGGACCTTTGACCCGATTACCAACGGCCACCTTGATATCGTGCAGCGGGCGGTCAAGTTATTTGACAGGGTAATAATCGGGGTGTACGAAAAATCAAACAAGCACCTCGTCTTCACCATCGACGAACGCGTGGAGTTGACCAGACGGGCGGTAGCCGGTATATCGAACGTTGAGGTAAAAGTATTCAGTGGGTTGACGGTTGATTTTGTCAGAGGAGAAAAAGCTCAGGTCATGATACGTGGCCTGAGGATGAATGCTGATTTTGAAAAAGAATTTGAGATGGCAATGATGAACCGTAAACTGGCTCCGGACCTGGACCTGCTCTGCCTGATGGCAAGCCAAGAGTATCAGTTTCTCAGTTCCAGCTTGCTGAAGGAAGTAGCGCGGCTGAATGGTAATGTCAGTGACCTGGTACCGGAGCATGTGGCGGAAGCTTTACGAAAGAAAGTTCACAATACAGTATAA